The following DNA comes from Anaerostipes rhamnosivorans.
TTGGTTTGTTTTAAAATGTCTGCACGGCATGACCAGAATATGCTGAAGAATATAACCTAAAACCGATTGTAAAAGCAGAAAAGGACCTGGGATATGGATGAATAAGACAACGATAATCAAAGCTTCCGCAGTCATTGGCGCGTGTTTGGCAGTCATAGGAATAATGATTTTATATTTTGCAGGAAAAGAGGACGGAAGGGATTCTTCCCCCGCCGATAAGAGGACGATTTTCTCTGAAGAAACACGACAAAAGGCAGAGCAGAAATCTAAGGAAAAGGTAAAAGCAGAAAAAAAGAAGTATGTAGTAGTGATTGATCCGGGGCATCAGAGGAAACAGGATCAGTCCCAGGAGCCCATCGGGCCAGGGGCTAAAGAAATGAAATCGAAGGTATCCTCTGGAACCAGCGGTATTGTGTCAGGATTAAATGAATATGAACTGACCCTTATGGTATCAAAGAAACTTAAGAAAGAGCTCGTAAAAAGAGGGTATACGGTGTATTTGACCCGGAAAAGAGCAGATGTAAATATCAGCAATGCCAAAAGAGCAAAATTTGCCGAAAAAAAGGGCGCAGATATTTTTATCAGGATTCATGCCAATGGTTCGAGAGACTATGCAGTGCGGGGTGCTCTTTCTATGGCGCCTTCAAATAACAATCCATATGCGGCACGGCTGGCTAAACAATCTCAGGAACTGTCTAAAAGCGTACTAAAAGAGTACTGCAAGGCCACGGGTATGAAGAACCGTGGCGTCACGCTGACAGATCAGATGAGCGGTATAAACTGGGCAGCTATGCCGGTAACGATTCTGGAACTGGGCTTTTTGAGTAACCCAAAGGACGATATGTCTATGAAAAGTGAACGCTTTCAAAAAAAGATGGCAGAAGGGGCAGCCAATGGAATTGACCGGTTTGTAAAGAAATGATGCGTGGATGATGGCTTTATGTCCATTAGTACAATATTCGGCTGTGGGACTATGGCCGAAGCCAAGACATTTTCGGCATGTCAGAAGGAATTTGGAAATATTTAGTTTGTATAAAAATAGTTTGTATACAAATAATTTTGCGAAAACCTCTTTTTTTCTTATCTGTATTTGTGTATAATAGCCCAAGAGGTGAATACAATAATGAAGAAAAAAAGATGGATGGCAGTGTTGGTTATGGCAGTCCTTATTTGGAATATGACAGCGGGAATCATAGAAAAACAGACGGTCCATGCAGCGGCAAAGAAGTCTGTATGGCAGAAGAAATTCGACCGATTCCGGTATGACAGTAAAGTAAACCAGCTGATCTTTGTAAAATACCATAAGAAATCAAGAGCAACGGTTTGTATGTACCAGAAAAAGAATCATAAATGGAAACGGATCTTAAAATGCAGAGGCTATGTAGGGAAAAAAGGAATCTATAAGAAAAAAGAAGGGGATATGAAAACACCTTCCGGTACTTATGGGGTTACGGGAGCTTTTGGTATCAAAAAAAATCCAGGGTCAAAGATGGAATATACGAAGGTAAATAAATATCTTTATTGGTGCGGCGACAAAAAATACTATAACCGGCTGGTGGATGTGAGAGAAAAAAAGCATCGCTGCAGGGGAGAGCATTTGATCGATTACAAGCCACATTATCATTACGGACTTTTTTTGAACTACAATCCAAAACATAAATATAAAAAGGGTTCTGCAATTTTTATGCACTGTAAAGGGAAAAAGTCTTTCACGGCAGGATGCATTGCAGTCAGCAAGGCAAACATGAAAAAGATCATAAGAAATGCGGAGCCAGGAGTAAAAATCTGCATCTACCGCAGTTAATCAGGAGGGGAACCAATGGAATACGAAGGAATGGTTTACAGACCGCCCAGCGAGGCATACAGCCTGATCATACAGGTGACGATCGGGTGCAGTCAGAACGACTGTATTTTCTGTAATATGTATAAAGAAAAGCGATTTAGAATGAGGCCGCTTCAGGATGTGCTGGCTGATTTCAGGGAGGCAAGAGCATACTACAGCTCGATTGGAAAAATCTTTCTGGCAGACGGGGATGCTCTGATCTGCAAGAATGAATATCTTAATGAGATCCTGAACTATATACGGGAAGAGATACCGGAATGCCGTCAGGTGACCTGCTATGCGTCACCCAGAAGTGTCATGATCAAAAAAGAAGAGGAACTCCGGGAACTGAAAGCACACGGTCTGGATATGGTGTATATGGGACTGGAATCAGGTAATGCACAGGTGCTTGAATTCATGAAAAAGGGGGCGACTCCGCAGGAAATGATCCAGTCAGCGGGTAAGATAAAGCAGGCAGGCATCCGGCTGTCTGTGACAGCAATCTCTGGTCTTGGAGGAACAAAGCTGTGGAGAGAACATGCAGTTGACACCGGAAAGGTGCTGTCCGCTATGAAGCCGGATTATGTAGGATTGCTGACCTTGATGGTAGAGCCGGGACTGCCTTTGGAAGAGAAGATTCAAAAAGGGGAATTTGAACTGATGACCCCGTATGACAATCTCAAGGAGACAAAACTGATGCTGGAAAACATGGACTGTCCGGGCTGTATCTTCCGTTCCAACCATGCTTCCAATTATGTCAATTTGAAAGGGACTTTAAACGAAGACCGGGAAAGAATGATGGCCCAGTTGGAAGAAGCAATCCAGGGAAATATACACTTAAAAGAAGAGTGGATGCGGGGATTTTAATATAAATGACAGAAGGGGAGGTGTCCAATGACCAGGACTTCTCCCCTTGTTTTTATAATTTTATAAATTCTGGTTTTTGATCTTTAAATACCGTATAGTACCGGAAACCAACGGAAGTGAGCAGGTCCGAAAGCTTTGAAAAATCATAAGCCATATGTTCCGGACAGTGTCCGTCTGATCCTATGGTCAGGATTTCCCCTCCAAGTTCCCGGTAGCGTTTTAAAATATCCGGGTGGGGATTCGGATAGCCGAGGCCGTATTTGTACCCGCCGGTGTTGACCTCGATCCCTTTTCCATCATCAATGACCGTTCTTAAAATTTCCTCGATCAAATCGGCATAGTCTTTGTAAACAAAATGGTAGTTTTTATCTGGGCAGTAGCGCACTGCATAATCCAAATGGCCATAGACGCAGTAGTCATGGTATGTCTGTACATTCTCAAGAATCACTTCTAAATATCTTGTAAGTCCTTGTTTTCCAGGATATGTTTCAAAAAATATGGATTCATATGGGTCCATTTGGTCAACAATATGGGTAGATCCAATGATAAAGTCAAAATTTTCTGAGCGCGCGAAGGCACGGCATTTGTCATAGGTTGTGGGCATGAGACCGATCTCGGTGCCGAACAGCACCTGTATATGATCTTTGTATTTATCCTTTAATGTAAATAATTCCTTTTTATATGTTTGGATATCCAGAAGAAAATCAAAGTTTTCATCATTTTCGGGATAGTCGTAATCCTGGTGTTCTGTAAAACAAATTTTCGTAAGACCCAGGTCTACAGCCTTTAAAATCATAGATTCCATTGGGGCTTTTGAGTCAGATGAGTGGCTGGTATGTAAATGAAAATCTGAACGAATCATGGCATCTCCTTTATATATATTTAAGATTGGTTTCACCTTTATTATATATAATTATTAAAAAAAATACATGAAAAACAGAGAAGTTACAAAAGTTTTACTTTAAATTAACAATTACCTTATGTTAAACTAAGGATGTTTAATACAGGAGGAAAAAAGAATGAGTACATTAGATCATGTAGGGAACCTATTTGCCTTCGCCGGCGGACTAGGTATGTTTCTCTATGGAATGAATGTGATGGCAGATGGCCTTCAGAAGACCGCCGGAAATAAAATGAGGCAGCTTCTGGGATATCTGACCAACAACCGCTTTTTAGGAGTTTTAGTGGGAGCTTTGGTCACAGCCATCATCCAGAGCAGTTCGGCAACAACTGTCATGGTCGTAGGTTTTGTAAATGCCGGGATCATGAATCTTACCCAGGCAGCAGGCGTTATCATGGGAGCAAACGTCGGAACCACGATTACCGCATGGCTTGTATCAGCCAATGAATGGGCAGGCGCATTAAAACCAGAATTTTTTGCCCCTTTGATCCTGGCCATCGGCGCATTTATTGTAACTTTTTCAAATAAACAAAAACTGAGCCAAAAGGCAGAGATTGCCGTTGGTTTTGGTGTACTTTTCATTGGGCTTTCCTTTATGTCCAGTTCGATCGGGGTTTACCAGAGCAGCCCGGTCTTTTCGAAAGCGTTTGAGATCCTTGGAGGTAATCCATTTCTCGGGATTTTGGTCGGAGCAGTGGTAACAGCGGTTATCCAGAGCTCTTCTGCATCTGTGGGTATCCTGCAGACACTTGCCATGAAGGGGATCGTCAACTGGCGTTCCGCAGTCTTTATCACTCTCGGACAGAATATC
Coding sequences within:
- a CDS encoding N-acetylmuramoyl-L-alanine amidase; translation: MNKTTIIKASAVIGACLAVIGIMILYFAGKEDGRDSSPADKRTIFSEETRQKAEQKSKEKVKAEKKKYVVVIDPGHQRKQDQSQEPIGPGAKEMKSKVSSGTSGIVSGLNEYELTLMVSKKLKKELVKRGYTVYLTRKRADVNISNAKRAKFAEKKGADIFIRIHANGSRDYAVRGALSMAPSNNNPYAARLAKQSQELSKSVLKEYCKATGMKNRGVTLTDQMSGINWAAMPVTILELGFLSNPKDDMSMKSERFQKKMAEGAANGIDRFVKK
- a CDS encoding L,D-transpeptidase family protein; the encoded protein is MKKKRWMAVLVMAVLIWNMTAGIIEKQTVHAAAKKSVWQKKFDRFRYDSKVNQLIFVKYHKKSRATVCMYQKKNHKWKRILKCRGYVGKKGIYKKKEGDMKTPSGTYGVTGAFGIKKNPGSKMEYTKVNKYLYWCGDKKYYNRLVDVREKKHRCRGEHLIDYKPHYHYGLFLNYNPKHKYKKGSAIFMHCKGKKSFTAGCIAVSKANMKKIIRNAEPGVKICIYRS
- a CDS encoding radical SAM protein, which translates into the protein MEYEGMVYRPPSEAYSLIIQVTIGCSQNDCIFCNMYKEKRFRMRPLQDVLADFREARAYYSSIGKIFLADGDALICKNEYLNEILNYIREEIPECRQVTCYASPRSVMIKKEEELRELKAHGLDMVYMGLESGNAQVLEFMKKGATPQEMIQSAGKIKQAGIRLSVTAISGLGGTKLWREHAVDTGKVLSAMKPDYVGLLTLMVEPGLPLEEKIQKGEFELMTPYDNLKETKLMLENMDCPGCIFRSNHASNYVNLKGTLNEDRERMMAQLEEAIQGNIHLKEEWMRGF
- a CDS encoding histidinol-phosphatase HisJ family protein, encoding MIRSDFHLHTSHSSDSKAPMESMILKAVDLGLTKICFTEHQDYDYPENDENFDFLLDIQTYKKELFTLKDKYKDHIQVLFGTEIGLMPTTYDKCRAFARSENFDFIIGSTHIVDQMDPYESIFFETYPGKQGLTRYLEVILENVQTYHDYCVYGHLDYAVRYCPDKNYHFVYKDYADLIEEILRTVIDDGKGIEVNTGGYKYGLGYPNPHPDILKRYRELGGEILTIGSDGHCPEHMAYDFSKLSDLLTSVGFRYYTVFKDQKPEFIKL